The following nucleotide sequence is from Chlorogloeopsis sp. ULAP01.
ATTGGTGTTGGGTTCTTTAGCTCATGTGAAGGATGAAGTTAGTGATGTTGAATTTTTGTTGCAGACTTTAGGGCGGTTATGGCTATTTGGTGTAGATATTGATTGGTCTGGTTTTGCTGCTGAGCAACAGCGTCATCGTTTGCCTTTACCTTCTTATCCTTTTGAGCGTCTCAAGTACTGGATTGAGCCAAAAAAGCTGGAACAAACTACTTCAAGTTCACTAGCTAAAAAGCCTGATATCGCTGACTGGTTTTATATTCCTTTTTGGAAGCCAGCTTTACCGCCAATACAACCTGAATTTCCAGAATTAGTATCTGCAAAATCCTGCACTTTGGTATTTATTGATGAGTATGGCTTGGGTATCAAATTGGTCAAACAATTAGAAAACCCAAACCAAGATATAGTTACGGTGAACATTGGTAAGGGCTTTACCAGATTAAGTGACAAGCAATATACAATTAATCCGCAAAATCATCATGATTATGATGAATTAACGCAGCAGTTAATTAGTAACAATAAATTTATTCAGAAAGTTGTTCATTTATGGAATGTTACTCCTATAATTGAGCAGGAATTAGAAATTATAGAGCTGGAAAAAGCCCAAGTAACAGGATTTTATAGCCTGCTATTTCTTGCCCAAGCTTTGGGGAGACAAGAAACTGTAAAGGAAGTACAACTCACAGTTATTTCTAATAACATACAGTCGGTTACAGGTACTGAAGTGCTTTGTCCAGAGAAATCGACTTTGCTTGGCCCAGTTAAAGTTATATCTCAAGAATATGCCAATATAAATTGTCGTAGTATTGATGTTATCCTACCTCATAGTGGTAGTTGGCAAGAACAAAAATTAGTAGAAAACTTAATAGCAGAATTGACCGTTACTGATTCTGAAAAGCTAATTGCTTATCGAGGATTGAATCGTTGGGTGCAAACTTTTGAGCCAGTGCATTTAGATAAAAATCAAATAGCAAAACCAAGACTGAGAGAGAAAGGAGTTTATGTCATTACAGGTGGACTCGGAGGTATTGGATTTGTTTTAGCAAGATACTTGGCTCGAACTGTACAAGCAAAATTATTGTTGATAGGACGTTCAGCTTTACCTAAAAAAGACGAGTGGGAAAAATGTTTAACTACTCATGATGAAACTGATAGCATTAACCGCAAAATTCGCCAAGTTCAAGAACTCGAAAACTTAGGTGCAGAAGTTTTGGTGATGGGTGCTGATGTCAGCAACATAGAACAAATGCAAAGTGCGCTCGCTCAAGCTGAACAACAGTTTGGCGAGATTAACGGAGTCATCCACGCCGCTGGAATTACTGAAGGAAAGTCTTTTGCGGCGATTGCACAAATCAGTCACAGCAATTGTGAGGAGCAATTTCAACCCAAAGTATATGGACTTTTAGTGTTGAAAAAAGTCTTGCAAAATAAACAGTTAGATTTTTGCGTTTTATTCTCTTCTTTATCGTCTATTTTAGGAGGATTAGGTCATGTTGCTTATGCAGCAGCTAACATTTTTATGGACGCTTTTGTACAGCAATATAATCAAAATTATCCTATTTACTGGAGCAGTATTAGTTGGGATGGTTGGCAAGTTAGTGAAGCTAACGAACATAGTACATCTATAGATACCTATGAGTTAGCAATTAAATCAGCGGAAGGAGTCAAAGCCTTTCAAGAAATTTTAAATATTAGTAACTTTAATCATCTTGTTGTTTCTACGGGAGACATTCAAGCTAGAATTAAACAATGGATTCAGCTAGCATCTCTCCAAGAAAAAGAGAGTCAAACTGCAAATATATCATTATATGCTCGACCTGAGCTAAAGAATAAATATGTTGCTCCTAGAAATGAAATTGAGCAAAAAATTGCTCACATCTGGCAAGAAATTCTAGGAATAAAAAATATTGGTTTATATGATAACTTCTTTGAATTAGGAGGAGATTCGCTCTTAATCATTCAGGTTCGGAGTAAAATTGTCAAAGTATTCAGCAAAAATTTATCAATTGCTGAACTATTTGAATATTCAACAATCAGTACTTTGGCTGAATATATCAGTGGTAAGAAAATAGAAGAACCAATATTTCAACAAGCTGATGAGCGTGCCAGCAGAAAAGAAGCGGCTATGCAAGAAAAACGACAATTAATGAAACAAAGGAGAAAAATAGATGTCTAACCAAGAAATGGACAATTCTATTAAAGGCATAGCAGTAATCGCTCTTGTTGGTCGTTTTCCAGGAGCCAAAAATGTTGATGAATTTTGGCAAAACTTATGCCAGGGACAAGAATCAATTTCTTTTTTTAGTGATGAAGAATTAAAAGCCGCAGGTGTAGATCCAGGATGGTTGAGCGATCCGCAGTATGTTAAAGCCGGTGCTAGTTTGTCAGATATTCAGATGTTTGACGCTGCTTTCTTTGACTTTTCGCCTAGGGAAGCTGAACTCATCGACCCGCAACACCGCATTCTTTTAGAATGTGCTTGGGAAGCATTAGAACAAGCTGGTTATGAACCAGGAGCAAGCAAAGGTTTGACTGGTGTGTATGTGGGAACCAATATGAGTAATTACTTTATGAGTAATTTGAGTTCTCACCCTGACTTAAGCAAATTGACAGATGTAATTGCATTTGGCAATAGTCAAGACTTTGCTGCCACCAGAGTTTCATATAAATTGAACTTAAAAGGGCCAAGCATCAATATTCAGACTTCCTGCTCGACATCATTGGTGGCTGTTCACTCAGCTTGCCAAGGATTGCTCAACTACGAGTGCGATTTGGCTTTAGCGGGCGGTATTTCTATAGAATCTCTGCAAAAACAAGGTTATTTTTATCAAGAAGGAGATATAACTTCGCCTGACGGACATTGTCGAGCCTTTGATGCTCAAGCCAAAGGTACTGTTTTCGGCGATGGAATAGGTCTGGTTGTCCTCAAGAGATTAGAAGATGCGATCGCAGATGGTGACTATATTCATGCAGTCATCAAGGGTTCAGCCATTAATAACGATGGTGCAGCTAAGGTAGGTTATACAGCTCCTAGTGTTGTGGGTCAAGCTGAGGTGATTGCTGAGGCGCAAGCGATCGCAGGTGTGACTCCAGAAACCATCACTTATATTGAAGCGCATGGAACTGGTACAGCTTTGGGCGATCCAATTGAAATTAGTGCTTTAACAAAAGCATTTGGAACCCGTACCAAGAAAAAAGGATATTGTGCAATTGGTTCAGTAAAGACAAACATCGGACATTTAAACACAGCCGCAGGAGTCACAGGCTTAATCAAAACAGTCCTAGCCTTAAAACACCAAAAAATCCCGCCCAGCCTACACTTCCAACAACCAAACCCCGAAATCGACTTCGCCAACAGCCCATTTTACGTCAACAGCCAATTATCAGAGTGGCAAACCAACGGAATACCACGTCGCGCCGGAGTCAGTTCCTTTGGTATCGGTGGAACCAACGCCCATGTCATCTTAGAGCAAGCACCAGTCATTCCACCTTCGAGTTCCTCCCGAACTTGGCAATTATTACTGCTGTCCGCCAAAACCAGCACCGCCCTAGAAACAGCAACTATTAATTTAGCCACTCATTTACAGCAAAATCCAGAAATGAACCTGGCTGATGTCGCCCATACTCTGCAAGTTGGTAGGAGAGCATTTGAGCATCGTCGCATGGTAGTGTGTCGTGACATTGAAGATGCACTCAAAGCCTTAACTAGTCAAGAACCACAACGGGTGTGGACTCACCATCGTCAGCCAAAGCACTGTCCAGTCATCTTCATGTTCTCTGGACAAGGAGCGCAATATGTCAACATGGCGCAGCAACTTTACGCACAAGAACCCACCTTCCAAAAACAAGTAGATAATTGCGCTTTAATTTTGCAACCATACCTGGGGATGGATATCCGTTCCCTACTTTATCCCAGCACCGAAGATATTGAAACAGCATCACAGCAACTGCAACAAACAGCATTTACCCAAAGCGCCTTATTTGTGATCGAATATGCTTTAGCCCAGTTATTCATGACTTGGGGGATACAACCACAAGCAATGATTGGTCACAGTATTGGGGAATATGTCGCCGCCACAACTGCAGGTGTGTTTTCCTTAGAAGATGCTTTGATGATTGTGGCTAAAAGAGGACAACTGATGCAACAACTACCCACAGGTAGGATGTTGGCCATTCCTCTACCAGAACAAGATGTGCGGTTGCTGTTAAATGCAGATTTAGAAATTGCAGTGATTAATAGTCCATCTTCCTGTGTGGTTGCTGGTACAAAAGTCGCAATTACTGCTTTGGAAAAGCAATTATCGGCTCAAGGGATTGAATGTCGCCTGTTGCATACATCTCATGCTTTCCACTCCCAGATGATGCAGCCAATTGTCGGAGAGTTTGTCGAATTTGTGCAGCAATTTTCGTTGCATCCACCAAGTATTGATTTGATTTCTAATGTGACTGGTGGATGGATGGAAGATGCACAGGCGACAAGTCCTGATTATTGGGGTGAACATTTGCGTCGAACGGTGAGATTTTCAGAGGGAATTTCTCTATTGATTGAGCAGTTTGAGGGTGTGTTTTTGGAGGTGGGACCAGGAAGAACTTTAACTAGTTTGACTACGCAGCATTTGCACAGGGATGCAAAACAATTGGTGTTGGGTTCTTTAGCTCATGTGAAGGATGAAGTTAGTGATGTTGAATTTTTGTTGCAGACTTTAGGGCGGTTATGGCTATTTGGTGTAGATATTGATTGGTCTGGTTTTGCTGCTGAGCAACAGCGTCATCGTTTGCCTTTACCTTCTTATCCTTTTGAGCGTCTCAAGTACTGGATTGATGCTAAATCTCCATCGCAGACTTTAAAGAAGCAATCAGCAAAATTAGACAGTAAACAAGAGATTGCTGATTGGTTTTATATTCCTTCATGGAAACGCTCTTTGCTAGCGAATGTATCATCTGAGCAAGAAAATTGGCTATTTTTTGTTGATAATTTGGGAGTTGGTGAACAATTAGCTAAAAAATTGATCAATCAAGGCAAAAATATCATTAAAGTTAAGCAGGGAGAGCAGTTTAAGCAACTAGATACGAGTAATTATATAATTAATTTATGTGTACAAGCAGACTATGATTTATTATTGAAAGAAATTATTTTTTCAGGTAAACAAATTCAAAATATTGCTTATTTTTGGAGTATTAACCATTTTGAAGAATTTCAGTACTTAGAATTCAATAGTCTGTTATTTTTAACACAAAGTATTGGTAAGTTAAAAATTGGTGACTTACAACTGTGGGTAATCTCGAACAATATCCAACAGGTAAATGGTTATGAAAAACTAGAGCCAGAGAAAGCAACAATTTTAGGGTTATGTAAGGTTATTACTCAAGAGTATCCTCATATTAGTTGTCGGTGTATTGATATTGATTTCACAAATCGCAGAGAGAAGTTGCGTACGGGGGTTCCTCCCATTGAGCAAACTTCTCCTATCAAAGACGCTGCACGAACAGTGGACGCAGAGGGCAAGAAAGAAAATCATGATAGTATTGAGCAATTAGCGAATGAGTTAACATCTATATCTTCAGACTTAGTTGTTGCTTATCGTAATTCCTATCGTTGGGTACAAATATTTGAGCCAATTTGCTTAGAGTCAATAGTAGAAGAAAAAACATTATTGAAGCAACAAGGTGTTTACTTATTTCCTAAGGGTTTAGGAGGTATTGAAGTTGCGATCGCCCAATATTTAGCAACAACATTTCAAGCAAAACTTATCTTTATCGAGGATGCATATTTCCCAGAAAAGGATGATTTTTCGGAATGGCTGGAAACTCATAGTCAAGAAGATGAAGTGAGTAGCAAAATTGAGCAATTGCTGGTCTTGGAGAAGTTAGGTGCTAAAGTTGTGGTTATTCGTGTAGACACAACTAATGATACACAAATTCATCAAAGCTTTGCATGGGAAAAGGTTGGTGGAATTAACGGAGTTATTTATGCAACTGGGATCAAACGCGAAGATTTATTTTGCTCAATTGCAGAAATTGC
It contains:
- a CDS encoding type I polyketide synthase — encoded protein: MSNQEMDNSIKGIAVIALVGRFPGAKNVDEFWQNLCQGQESISFFSDEELKAAGVDPGWLSDPQYVKAGASLSDIQMFDAAFFDFSPREAELIDPQHRILLECAWEALEQAGYEPGASKGLTGVYVGTNMSNYFMSNLSSHPDLSKLTDVIAFGNSQDFAATRVSYKLNLKGPSINIQTSCSTSLVAVHSACQGLLNYECDLALAGGISIESLQKQGYFYQEGDITSPDGHCRAFDAQAKGTVFGDGIGLVVLKRLEDAIADGDYIHAVIKGSAINNDGAAKVGYTAPSVVGQAEVIAEAQAIAGVTPETITYIEAHGTGTALGDPIEISALTKAFGTRTKKKGYCAIGSVKTNIGHLNTAAGVTGLIKTVLALKHQKIPPSLHFQQPNPEIDFANSPFYVNSQLSEWQTNGIPRRAGVSSFGIGGTNAHVILEQAPVIPPSSSSRTWQLLLLSAKTSTALETATINLATHLQQNPEMNLADVAHTLQVGRRAFEHRRMVVCRDIEDALKALTSQEPQRVWTHHRQPKHCPVIFMFSGQGAQYVNMAQQLYAQEPTFQKQVDNCALILQPYLGMDIRSLLYPSTEDIETASQQLQQTAFTQSALFVIEYALAQLFMTWGIQPQAMIGHSIGEYVAATTAGVFSLEDALMIVAKRGQLMQQLPTGRMLAIPLPEQDVRLLLNADLEIAVINSPSSCVVAGTKVAITALEKQLSAQGIECRLLHTSHAFHSQMMQPIVGEFVEFVQQFSLHPPSIDLISNVTGGWMEDAQATSPDYWGEHLRRTVRFSEGISLLIEQFEGVFLEVGPGRTLTSLTTQHLHRDAKQLVLGSLAHVKDEVSDVEFLLQTLGRLWLFGVDIDWSGFAAEQQRHRLPLPSYPFERLKYWIDAKSPSQTLKKQSAKLDSKQEIADWFYIPSWKRSLLANVSSEQENWLFFVDNLGVGEQLAKKLINQGKNIIKVKQGEQFKQLDTSNYIINLCVQADYDLLLKEIIFSGKQIQNIAYFWSINHFEEFQYLEFNSLLFLTQSIGKLKIGDLQLWVISNNIQQVNGYEKLEPEKATILGLCKVITQEYPHISCRCIDIDFTNRREKLRTGVPPIEQTSPIKDAARTVDAEGKKENHDSIEQLANELTSISSDLVVAYRNSYRWVQIFEPICLESIVEEKTLLKQQGVYLFPKGLGGIEVAIAQYLATTFQAKLIFIEDAYFPEKDDFSEWLETHSQEDEVSSKIEQLLVLEKLGAKVVVIRVDTTNDTQIHQSFAWEKVGGINGVIYATGIKREDLFCSIAEIAARESANLFNFQHHQITVLEQVLQNQKLDFCIVFSSLSAILGGFGLGLYSAANNFIDSFTNRHNCNHSLPWYLINWDKLETNLPHEQQTSELAITPKEAVEVFKRIFALEPGTQIVISTVDIKTRNNHVFNSEFLANSKSLNDLDSSSRYSRPNLSNAYVAPTNELEQQITEIWQEVLGITEIGIYDNFYELGGDSLIATQLVSRLRVKFPVELPLRDLLLQAMIPAKQAEMIEALMLAKIAELSEEEVAVLLNNS